From the Streptomyces pluripotens genome, one window contains:
- a CDS encoding (Fe-S)-binding protein, which yields MRVGLFLTCVNDTLYPDTGRAVVKLLTRLGVEVDFPMTQTCCGQAHYNTGYRHQAEPLAWHFSDVFGAYEAIVTPSGSCGAMVRELYPRMGERAAAEGRGDALTRALAPVVPKTFELTEFLVDVLGVTDVGACYPHKVTYHPTCHGLRGLGLADRPRRLLQAVRGLELVELPGAEECCGFGGTFALKNAELSAAMGADKVRSAESTGADVLCAADNSCLMHLGGTMSRLQSDMRPVHIAEILASAEEDPAV from the coding sequence ATGCGTGTCGGCCTGTTCCTGACCTGTGTCAACGACACGCTCTATCCGGATACCGGCCGCGCCGTGGTGAAACTGCTCACCAGGCTGGGCGTAGAGGTCGACTTCCCAATGACCCAGACGTGTTGCGGACAGGCACACTACAACACCGGCTACCGGCATCAGGCGGAGCCGCTCGCCTGGCACTTCTCCGATGTCTTCGGCGCGTACGAGGCAATCGTGACGCCCTCCGGATCGTGCGGGGCGATGGTGCGGGAGCTGTATCCGCGGATGGGTGAACGGGCAGCCGCCGAGGGGCGCGGAGACGCGCTCACGCGAGCCCTGGCGCCGGTGGTGCCCAAGACGTTCGAGCTGACGGAGTTCCTGGTGGACGTGCTGGGCGTGACGGACGTGGGCGCCTGCTACCCGCACAAGGTCACCTACCACCCGACCTGCCACGGACTGCGCGGTCTGGGGTTGGCCGACCGGCCCCGCAGGCTTCTTCAGGCGGTCAGAGGCCTGGAGCTGGTCGAACTACCCGGAGCCGAGGAGTGTTGTGGGTTCGGCGGCACGTTCGCGCTGAAGAACGCCGAGCTGTCTGCGGCCATGGGCGCGGACAAAGTGCGAAGTGCTGAGTCGACGGGCGCGGACGTGCTGTGCGCCGCCGACAACTCCTGTCTGATGCACCTCGGCGGGACGATGAGCCGGTTGCAGTCGGACATGCGACCGGTGCACATCGCGGAGATCCTGGCGAGCGCGGAGGAGGACCCGGCGGTATGA
- a CDS encoding lactate utilization protein B → MSGTFVGMPAFPEAASRAVRDATLRGNLRHATHTIRAKRAQAVAELSDWAALRTAGMRIKEHTLRHLDRYLVQLEESVTAAGGTVHWALDAEEANRIVTRLVQETGESEVVKVKSMATQEIGLNEALAAEGIRAYETDLAELIVQLGKDRPSHILVPAIHRNRGEIRDIFRTEMGRWGRPAPEGLTDAPAELAEAARRHLREKFLRAKVGISGANFMVAETGTLVVVESEGNGRMCLTLPQTLISVVGIEKVVPAWRDLEVFLQTLPRSATAERMNPYTSMWTGTTDGDGPRTFHLVLLDNGRTDTLADRVGRQALRCIRCSACLNVCPVYERAGGHAYGSVYPGPIGAILSPQLRGTASAIDASLPYASSLCGACYDVCPVAIDIPEVLVHLRERVVEGGPAVREGNRVVLKPAKGHAAERAAMRAARWAFTRPGALRAGQRLASGTRRLHPRTLPGPGRAWSGTRDLPAVPVEPFRDWWQRTHGGKEGTG, encoded by the coding sequence ATGAGCGGAACGTTCGTGGGCATGCCGGCTTTTCCGGAAGCAGCGAGCCGAGCCGTCCGTGACGCAACCCTGCGCGGCAATCTACGGCACGCCACGCACACCATTCGCGCCAAACGAGCCCAGGCGGTGGCCGAGTTGTCCGACTGGGCGGCGCTCAGGACGGCAGGTATGCGGATCAAGGAGCACACGCTGCGTCACCTCGACCGGTATCTCGTGCAGTTGGAGGAGTCGGTCACGGCGGCCGGTGGGACGGTCCACTGGGCCCTCGACGCCGAAGAGGCCAACCGGATCGTGACCCGCCTGGTCCAGGAGACCGGAGAGTCGGAGGTGGTCAAGGTCAAGTCGATGGCCACCCAGGAGATCGGGCTCAACGAAGCCCTCGCGGCAGAGGGCATCCGTGCCTACGAGACCGATCTCGCCGAGTTGATCGTGCAGTTGGGTAAGGACCGCCCCTCGCACATTCTGGTTCCGGCCATCCACCGCAACCGGGGGGAGATCCGGGACATCTTCCGCACCGAGATGGGCCGGTGGGGAAGGCCCGCTCCCGAGGGGCTGACCGACGCGCCCGCCGAACTCGCCGAGGCGGCCCGCCGGCATCTGCGGGAGAAGTTCCTGCGGGCCAAGGTCGGCATCTCCGGCGCCAACTTCATGGTCGCCGAGACCGGCACCCTGGTCGTCGTAGAGTCCGAGGGGAACGGCCGGATGTGCCTGACCCTGCCACAGACGCTGATCTCGGTCGTGGGCATTGAGAAGGTGGTACCGGCCTGGCGGGACCTGGAGGTCTTCCTCCAGACACTCCCCCGCTCCGCCACCGCCGAACGCATGAACCCGTACACGAGCATGTGGACTGGCACCACAGACGGCGACGGCCCCCGCACCTTCCATCTCGTCCTACTCGACAACGGCCGCACCGACACCCTCGCCGACCGGGTCGGCCGCCAGGCCCTGCGCTGCATCCGCTGTTCGGCCTGCCTGAACGTCTGCCCGGTGTACGAGCGGGCGGGCGGGCACGCCTACGGCTCGGTCTACCCAGGCCCGATCGGAGCCATCCTCAGCCCGCAACTACGGGGCACGGCGAGCGCGATCGATGCCTCCCTGCCCTACGCGTCCTCCCTGTGCGGTGCGTGCTACGACGTCTGTCCGGTCGCCATCGACATCCCCGAGGTGCTGGTGCACCTGCGGGAACGGGTGGTGGAGGGCGGACCCGCGGTGCGGGAGGGAAACAGGGTCGTACTCAAGCCCGCCAAAGGGCACGCGGCCGAACGAGCGGCCATGCGGGCGGCACGCTGGGCCTTCACCCGTCCCGGCGCCCTCCGTGCCGGGCAGCGCCTGGCCTCTGGCACCCGTCGGCTGCATCCGCGCACGCTGCCGGGACCGGGCCGGGCGTGGAGTGGCACCCGGGATCTCCCGGCCGTGCCGGTGGAGCCCTTCCGGGACTGGTGGCAGCGCACGCACGGCGGGAAGGAAGGCACCGGGTGA
- a CDS encoding LutC/YkgG family protein: MSSRERILGRVRRALTDVVPDGRTSTEAVPRNYLRAHGERSTEQTVQLLAENLTDYRAIVHRCDAEQLPDLVMRLLAEHGTQEVLVPSGLPPAWLSAADPVRLADRATSTAHELDRVDSVVTGCTLAIAETGTLVLDGSPGQGRRRISLIPDHHICVVRVPDQVVASVPQALERLDPARPSTWISGPSATSDIELNRVEGVHGPRKLDVVLLG; encoded by the coding sequence GTGAGCAGCAGGGAACGGATTCTGGGTCGGGTGCGGCGAGCGCTCACCGATGTGGTGCCGGACGGCAGGACCTCTACCGAGGCCGTGCCCCGAAACTATCTGCGCGCGCACGGAGAACGGAGCACCGAGCAGACGGTGCAACTACTCGCGGAGAACCTGACGGACTACCGAGCGATCGTGCACCGCTGCGACGCGGAACAGCTTCCGGATCTCGTCATGCGGCTGCTGGCGGAGCACGGCACACAAGAGGTACTGGTTCCATCCGGGCTACCACCGGCATGGTTGTCCGCCGCCGACCCCGTCCGGCTCGCCGACCGGGCGACGAGCACGGCACACGAACTGGACCGGGTGGACAGCGTGGTGACCGGTTGCACCCTGGCGATCGCCGAGACCGGCACCCTCGTCCTGGACGGCTCCCCCGGTCAGGGCCGGCGCCGCATCTCACTCATTCCGGACCACCACATCTGTGTCGTCCGGGTCCCGGACCAGGTCGTCGCCTCCGTCCCACAGGCCCTCGAACGCCTCGACCCGGCCCGTCCCTCAACCTGGATCTCCGGCCCATCGGCCACCAGCGACATCGAGCTGAACCGGGTGGAGGGCGTCCACGGACCACGCAAGCTGGACGTCGTCCTGCTCGGCTGA
- a CDS encoding AAA family ATPase, producing MFTSVDDVSARLAETGYLASPAVATTVFLAAQLGKPLLVEGPAGVGKTELAKAVAQVAEARLVRLQCYEGVDESRALYEWNHAKQLLRISAGRDESWDETRTDIFSEEFLLPRPLLTAIRGDAPTVLLIDETDKADVEMEGLLLEVLSDFQVTVPELGTVTATRRPFVVLTSNAGRELSEALRRRCLFLHIGFPEEELERRIVRLKVPELGEALTASVVRVIGALRAMDLRKVPSVAETVDWARTLLALGAGTLDETVVRDSLGVILKHQDDIQKAAAKLDLGDLGAL from the coding sequence TTGTTCACATCCGTCGACGATGTCTCCGCCCGTCTCGCCGAGACCGGCTATCTCGCCTCCCCCGCCGTCGCCACCACCGTCTTCCTGGCTGCCCAGTTGGGTAAACCGCTCTTGGTCGAGGGCCCGGCCGGGGTGGGGAAGACCGAGCTGGCCAAGGCCGTCGCCCAAGTGGCCGAGGCCAGGCTGGTCCGGCTCCAGTGCTACGAGGGCGTGGATGAGTCCCGGGCCCTGTACGAGTGGAACCACGCCAAGCAGTTGCTGCGCATCAGCGCAGGTCGCGACGAGAGCTGGGACGAGACCCGGACCGACATCTTCAGCGAGGAGTTCCTGCTCCCGCGTCCACTGCTCACCGCCATCCGCGGCGACGCGCCCACGGTGCTGCTCATCGACGAGACCGACAAGGCCGACGTCGAGATGGAGGGATTGCTCCTCGAAGTACTCAGCGACTTCCAGGTCACGGTTCCGGAGCTGGGCACGGTCACCGCGACGCGCCGCCCCTTCGTCGTCCTCACCTCCAACGCCGGCCGGGAGCTATCCGAAGCGCTGCGCCGGCGCTGCCTGTTCCTGCACATCGGCTTCCCGGAGGAGGAGTTGGAGCGTCGGATCGTACGGCTGAAGGTGCCGGAACTCGGCGAGGCGCTGACCGCATCGGTGGTCCGGGTGATCGGGGCACTGCGCGCGATGGACCTGCGGAAGGTGCCGTCCGTCGCCGAGACCGTCGACTGGGCGCGCACCCTGCTGGCCCTCGGCGCCGGCACGCTGGACGAGACGGTCGTCCGGGACAGTCTCGGGGTGATCCTCAAGCACCAGGACGACATCCAGAAGGCGGCCGCCAAGCTCGACCTGGGTGACCTGGGCGCGCTGTGA
- a CDS encoding VWA domain-containing protein, whose protein sequence is MTALTERITGLVGALRTHGVRIGTGETVDAARAVATLGLADRELLREGLAATLLHSTAQRAVFDPIFDLYFPHRTGGTNHDPADRELLRDRLAEALTADDRAQLARLAAEAVDGLGGYGSSPDSDGWSAYQTLERLRPQTLLARVRTDARSRDGSGATFTDRLLDDEIRHRIEAFRRMVGAEARRRVAERRGRDEIARRAIRPTADRVDFLSAGRDQLAELRRTVSPLARKLATRLAARRRRAARGTIDLRRTLRSSLSTGGVPMRPVLRRRRPVRPELVLLCDVSGSVSGFSDFTMLLVQALHDQFSKIRVFAFVNRLDEVTGLLDHGRADPEGLSARIRAEATLTGWHGSSDYGVALGEFTERYGAAVGPRSTVFVLGDARTNMSDPNLPAVRDLARRARRVYWLNPEPRDRWGTGDSAAPAYAELVEMHECRTARQLGALVARLLPV, encoded by the coding sequence GTGACCGCTCTCACCGAGCGAATCACCGGCCTGGTCGGGGCGCTGCGCACACACGGCGTGCGGATCGGCACCGGGGAGACCGTGGACGCGGCCCGAGCCGTGGCAACACTGGGCCTCGCCGACCGGGAACTGCTGCGCGAGGGTCTGGCCGCGACGCTGCTGCACAGCACGGCTCAACGGGCTGTGTTCGACCCGATCTTCGACCTGTACTTTCCGCACAGGACCGGCGGGACGAACCACGATCCGGCGGACCGGGAGCTGCTGCGCGACCGGCTGGCCGAGGCACTGACCGCCGACGACCGGGCACAGCTCGCCCGGCTGGCCGCCGAGGCAGTCGACGGCCTGGGCGGTTACGGAAGTTCGCCGGACTCGGACGGCTGGTCGGCTTACCAGACCCTCGAACGGCTCCGCCCGCAGACCCTGCTGGCCCGGGTGCGCACCGATGCCCGGAGCCGGGACGGGAGCGGCGCGACCTTCACGGACCGGCTGCTGGACGACGAGATCCGGCACCGCATCGAGGCGTTCCGACGGATGGTCGGGGCGGAAGCGCGCCGCCGGGTCGCAGAGCGGCGGGGGCGGGACGAGATCGCCCGACGGGCCATCAGGCCGACCGCCGACCGGGTGGACTTCCTGTCCGCGGGACGGGACCAGCTGGCCGAACTGCGTAGGACGGTGTCGCCACTCGCCCGCAAACTGGCCACGCGCCTCGCCGCGCGCCGCCGGCGTGCCGCCCGCGGCACGATCGATCTGCGCCGCACCCTGCGCTCCTCATTGTCCACGGGCGGGGTGCCGATGCGCCCGGTGTTGCGTCGGCGCCGCCCGGTCCGACCCGAACTGGTACTCCTCTGCGACGTCTCGGGCTCGGTGTCCGGCTTCTCGGACTTCACGATGTTGCTGGTGCAGGCGCTGCACGACCAGTTCAGCAAGATTCGTGTGTTCGCCTTCGTCAACCGGCTGGACGAGGTGACGGGCCTGCTCGACCACGGCCGCGCCGACCCCGAAGGGCTCAGTGCCCGCATCCGCGCCGAGGCCACGCTCACCGGCTGGCACGGCAGCAGCGACTACGGCGTGGCACTGGGCGAGTTCACCGAGCGGTACGGCGCTGCCGTCGGCCCGCGCAGCACGGTGTTCGTCCTCGGGGACGCCCGGACGAACATGAGCGACCCGAACCTGCCCGCGGTCCGTGACCTCGCCCGGCGGGCGCGCCGCGTGTACTGGCTGAACCCGGAACCGCGCGACCGGTGGGGTACCGGCGACTCGGCCGCGCCGGCATACGCCGAGTTGGTCGAGATGCACGAGTGCCGTACGGCCCGGCAGCTCGGCGCGCTGGTCGCCCGGCTGCTGCCGGTGTGA
- a CDS encoding RNA polymerase sigma factor, protein MTTAVPPAAAPPWQRPVPPQRPAPRWRFPQALRARFLLRTRAGAPPAAPSAGDLDRTQPRSTPGTPPGIEELYHHRRLSLVRLAVLLVDDVPTAEDVVQDAFTALFRRHGHRLASLDDPEAYLRTCVINAARSVLRRRRTVRSHTPAPEEHAPAPEEDVLLHEDHREVLAALDTLTRRQREVLVLRYWSHLTEAEIAATLGLSRGAVKSTASRALVALGRRLEGLQ, encoded by the coding sequence ATGACCACAGCCGTACCACCGGCGGCGGCCCCACCCTGGCAGCGCCCCGTCCCCCCGCAACGCCCGGCGCCCCGGTGGCGGTTCCCGCAGGCGCTGCGGGCCCGCTTCCTCCTCCGAACCCGTGCGGGTGCACCACCGGCGGCGCCCAGCGCCGGGGACCTCGACCGTACTCAGCCCCGCAGTACCCCTGGAACACCCCCGGGGATCGAGGAGTTGTACCACCACCGCCGACTGTCTCTGGTGCGCCTCGCGGTGCTGCTCGTGGACGACGTGCCCACGGCCGAAGACGTCGTGCAGGATGCCTTCACCGCGCTCTTCCGGCGGCACGGACACCGGCTCGCCTCACTGGACGACCCGGAGGCGTACCTCAGGACATGCGTCATCAACGCCGCCCGCTCGGTGCTGCGCCGCCGCAGGACCGTGCGGTCGCACACCCCAGCACCCGAGGAACACGCACCCGCTCCGGAAGAAGACGTTCTCCTCCACGAGGACCACCGGGAAGTGCTGGCGGCGCTGGACACCCTGACCCGGCGTCAGCGAGAGGTGCTGGTACTGCGCTACTGGTCACATCTGACCGAGGCCGAGATCGCGGCGACCCTCGGCCTGTCGCGGGGCGCCGTCAAGTCCACCGCCAGTCGGGCGCTGGTCGCGCTCGGCCGACGTCTCGAAGGGCTGCAATGA
- a CDS encoding pirin family protein has protein sequence MSNLDRAPVPSVCGGRGFVVAEPVRELLSPRRVRLGESTEVRRLLPNLGRRMIGAWAFVDHYGPDDIADEPGMQVPPHPHTGLQTVSWLHQGEVLHRDSTGSLQTIRPRQLGLMTSGRAISHSEESPKPHARLLHGAQLWVALPDEHRHTEPEFEFHAELPVVTAPGLTATVILGELDGSRSPGTAYTPIVGADLALARGTGVRLPLEPDFEYGVLAMSGEVLVDGVPVLPGSMLYLGCGRSELPLRAQSDAGIMLLGGEPFEEELIMWWNFVARSHEEIVQAREDWMKGSRFGEVKGYDGGPLPAPELPAVPLKPRGRVR, from the coding sequence ATGAGCAACCTTGACCGCGCACCCGTGCCCAGCGTCTGCGGTGGCCGCGGATTCGTCGTCGCCGAACCCGTCCGCGAACTGCTGAGCCCCCGCCGGGTAAGGCTGGGCGAGTCGACCGAGGTACGCCGCCTGTTGCCGAACCTCGGCCGCCGCATGATCGGCGCCTGGGCCTTCGTCGACCACTACGGCCCGGACGACATCGCCGACGAGCCCGGCATGCAGGTCCCGCCGCATCCGCACACGGGGTTGCAGACGGTCAGCTGGCTGCACCAGGGAGAGGTGCTGCACCGCGACTCGACGGGCAGTCTGCAGACCATCCGACCCCGCCAGTTGGGCTTGATGACCTCCGGCCGGGCAATCAGTCACTCCGAGGAGAGCCCCAAACCGCACGCACGCCTACTGCACGGTGCCCAGCTGTGGGTGGCGCTCCCCGACGAACACCGCCACACCGAGCCGGAGTTCGAGTTCCACGCCGAGCTGCCGGTGGTCACTGCCCCGGGACTGACCGCCACGGTCATCCTCGGCGAGTTGGACGGCTCCCGCTCCCCCGGTACGGCGTACACCCCGATCGTCGGCGCCGACCTCGCCCTCGCACGGGGCACCGGAGTCCGTCTGCCACTCGAACCGGACTTCGAGTACGGCGTCCTGGCGATGTCGGGTGAGGTACTCGTCGACGGGGTGCCGGTCCTTCCGGGATCGATGCTCTACCTCGGCTGCGGACGGTCCGAACTGCCGCTGCGGGCCCAGTCGGACGCCGGGATCATGCTGCTGGGCGGCGAGCCTTTCGAGGAGGAGCTGATCATGTGGTGGAACTTCGTCGCCCGCTCCCATGAGGAGATCGTGCAGGCTCGCGAGGACTGGATGAAGGGGTCCCGGTTCGGGGAGGTAAAGGGCTACGACGGCGGGCCTCTGCCCGCACCCGAGCTGCCGGCCGTGCCGTTGAAACCACGCGGCAGGGTGCGCTGA
- a CDS encoding TetR/AcrR family transcriptional regulator has protein sequence MARWQPGASQRLVVAAVDLFTEQGYDATTVTQIAERAGVTKSTFFRHFSDKRELLVAGQETLSRLLADGITEAPASASPLQAVAAGLQRASSAMGPANRELGPRITAAVAASTELQERDALKSVGLAAAMTAALIARGVPDPTAHLAGELGVLAFKQGYARWSESDRDDSEGLAPHALTALEDLRAAAASLG, from the coding sequence ATGGCTAGATGGCAACCAGGGGCGTCCCAGCGACTCGTCGTCGCGGCCGTCGACCTGTTCACGGAGCAGGGGTACGACGCCACCACGGTGACGCAGATCGCCGAGCGCGCAGGCGTCACCAAGAGCACCTTCTTCCGGCACTTCTCCGACAAACGCGAGCTACTGGTCGCCGGCCAGGAGACGCTCAGCAGGCTGCTCGCCGACGGCATCACCGAGGCACCCGCGAGCGCCAGCCCGCTCCAAGCGGTGGCAGCCGGTCTCCAGCGCGCGTCGAGCGCCATGGGGCCGGCCAACCGCGAACTCGGCCCCCGCATCACAGCAGCCGTCGCGGCCAGCACCGAGCTTCAGGAGCGCGACGCCCTCAAGAGCGTCGGTCTCGCGGCCGCCATGACAGCCGCGCTCATCGCCCGCGGCGTCCCCGACCCGACCGCGCATCTCGCCGGAGAGCTGGGCGTCCTCGCGTTCAAGCAGGGCTACGCGCGGTGGTCCGAAAGCGATCGTGATGACTCGGAAGGGCTTGCGCCACACGCACTCACGGCCCTGGAAGACCTGCGTGCGGCAGCCGCGTCGCTGGGCTGA
- a CDS encoding SDR family oxidoreductase, with translation MHVFITGGTGTIGSAVVAELLGNGHTVLALARSDDSAQALERAGAKVLRGDLADLDVLRSGAAQCDGVISLAFGRDYSSPDALAQAIGEESAALAALGQELIGTDRPIVTVSGTPWVPGRASTEADPLPTDGPVGGRGRSVTALLDLAPRGLRSTAVRMPRTVHNKGQGGFAGLLADAARRTGVSGYPGDGTQRWPAVHALDAAVLFRLVLESAPAGTSWHAVGDEGDTVRDIATVIGRRLGLPVEEVPQENFGPFGPVFAMDQPASSARTRAALGWQPTHPGLLQDLENIQP, from the coding sequence ATGCACGTCTTCATCACCGGCGGAACCGGCACCATCGGCTCCGCCGTCGTCGCCGAACTGCTCGGCAACGGCCACACCGTTCTCGCACTGGCCCGATCGGACGACTCCGCGCAGGCCCTTGAGAGGGCCGGCGCCAAGGTGCTGCGAGGAGACCTGGCGGACCTCGACGTCCTGCGGTCCGGCGCAGCGCAGTGCGACGGCGTGATCAGTCTGGCGTTCGGACGCGACTACAGCAGTCCGGACGCACTCGCGCAGGCCATCGGCGAGGAGAGCGCGGCTCTCGCCGCGCTGGGGCAGGAACTCATCGGGACCGACCGTCCGATCGTCACGGTCTCGGGCACACCCTGGGTACCCGGCCGCGCCTCCACCGAGGCCGACCCGCTGCCGACCGACGGGCCGGTGGGCGGTCGAGGCCGTTCGGTCACGGCGCTGCTGGACCTCGCCCCGCGCGGTCTGCGCAGCACGGCCGTCCGCATGCCGCGCACGGTCCACAACAAGGGACAGGGAGGATTCGCTGGCCTGTTGGCCGACGCGGCGCGCCGCACCGGGGTGTCCGGCTACCCGGGCGACGGCACCCAGCGCTGGCCGGCCGTGCACGCGCTCGACGCGGCGGTCCTGTTCCGCCTGGTCCTTGAGTCGGCACCGGCCGGGACGTCCTGGCACGCCGTCGGCGACGAGGGAGACACGGTACGGGACATCGCCACAGTCATCGGCCGACGGCTGGGCCTGCCGGTTGAAGAGGTTCCGCAGGAGAATTTCGGCCCGTTCGGCCCGGTCTTCGCCATGGACCAGCCTGCCTCCAGCGCTCGCACCCGCGCTGCCCTCGGGTGGCAGCCGACACACCCCGGCCTCCTCCAGGACCTGGAGAACATTCAGCCCTGA
- a CDS encoding alcohol dehydrogenase catalytic domain-containing protein — translation MRATYLYEAGDVRVQDAPDPVIEEPTDAIVRVLRSCVCGSDLHPYHSLTAADGPVPMGHEFLGTVEETGSEVSGLQRGDLVVAPFAYACNTCEFCRSGLHTSCPKGGFFAAGIGGAQAEAVRVPQARGTLVKLPNDVDEKLLPSLLTLADVYGTGYHAAHQARITPGDSVTVIGDGAVGLLAVLSAKQLGAERIILMGRHKTRTDLGRAFGATDVIAERGNEGVAKVRDLTGGHGTRAVLEAVGHMPAYEMAVGAVRPGGVISRVGVPQYEDAPIGFGSLFGPNITLTGGPAPVRAYIDRLLPAVLDGTVDPGRVFDRTLALEQTPDGYRAMGQREALKVLLTP, via the coding sequence ATGCGCGCCACCTACCTGTACGAAGCCGGCGACGTCCGTGTCCAGGACGCACCCGATCCGGTCATCGAGGAGCCCACCGACGCGATCGTGCGGGTCCTGCGCTCCTGCGTCTGCGGTAGCGACCTGCATCCCTACCACTCCCTCACGGCCGCCGACGGACCGGTGCCCATGGGCCATGAATTCCTCGGCACCGTGGAGGAAACCGGTTCCGAGGTCTCCGGCCTTCAGCGCGGCGACCTCGTCGTCGCACCCTTCGCCTACGCCTGCAACACCTGCGAGTTCTGCCGCTCCGGCCTGCACACCTCCTGCCCGAAGGGCGGCTTCTTCGCCGCTGGGATCGGCGGCGCACAGGCCGAGGCCGTCCGCGTCCCCCAGGCGCGGGGCACCCTCGTCAAGCTCCCGAACGACGTCGACGAGAAGCTGTTGCCCTCACTCCTCACCCTCGCCGACGTCTACGGCACCGGCTACCACGCCGCCCACCAGGCTCGCATCACCCCGGGCGACTCGGTCACCGTCATCGGTGACGGAGCCGTCGGCCTCCTCGCCGTGCTGTCCGCCAAGCAACTCGGTGCCGAGCGCATCATCCTGATGGGCCGCCACAAGACCCGCACCGACCTCGGCCGCGCGTTCGGCGCCACCGACGTCATCGCCGAACGCGGCAACGAGGGGGTGGCGAAGGTCCGCGACCTCACCGGCGGCCACGGCACCCGAGCCGTCCTCGAAGCCGTCGGCCACATGCCCGCCTACGAGATGGCCGTCGGCGCCGTCCGCCCCGGCGGTGTCATCAGCCGCGTCGGCGTCCCCCAGTACGAAGACGCCCCCATCGGCTTCGGCAGCCTCTTCGGTCCCAACATCACCCTGACCGGCGGCCCGGCACCGGTCCGCGCCTACATCGACCGACTGCTCCCCGCCGTCCTGGACGGCACCGTCGACCCGGGCCGCGTCTTCGACCGCACGTTGGCGCTGGAGCAGACGCCCGACGGCTACCGCGCCATGGGCCAGCGCGAAGCCCTGAAGGTCCTCCTCACCCCGTGA
- a CDS encoding zinc-binding dehydrogenase → MTPALWTGEELQPPLAKPSCPLVADGHIRPVLDTSWFFGTADQVVERLRSHRSEGKIVLTVP, encoded by the coding sequence CTGACCCCCGCCCTCTGGACGGGGGAGGAGCTCCAGCCACCGCTGGCCAAGCCCTCGTGCCCGTTAGTTGCCGATGGACACATCCGCCCTGTACTCGACACCAGTTGGTTCTTCGGCACCGCCGACCAGGTCGTCGAACGACTCCGCTCCCACCGCTCCGAGGGAAAGATCGTCCTCACCGTTCCCTGA
- a CDS encoding (R)-mandelonitrile lyase, with product MEFVQQQATGKGPDDWFTGDVWFDVLHAGAEPSRIRANMVRFAPGARTAWHHHAVGQTLHVVAGIALIGTRDGTVFEAHPGETVTCPPGEEHWHGAAEDRFMQHLALWDGTAPDDDLPETTWLEHVTDEQYGAPRTRSH from the coding sequence ATGGAGTTCGTACAGCAGCAGGCCACCGGCAAGGGCCCGGACGACTGGTTCACCGGCGACGTCTGGTTCGACGTCCTCCACGCCGGCGCCGAGCCGTCCCGTATTCGGGCCAACATGGTCCGCTTCGCCCCCGGCGCCCGCACCGCCTGGCACCACCACGCGGTGGGCCAGACCCTGCACGTCGTCGCCGGGATCGCTCTGATCGGCACGCGCGACGGCACCGTTTTCGAGGCCCACCCGGGCGAGACGGTCACCTGCCCGCCCGGCGAGGAGCACTGGCACGGCGCCGCTGAGGACCGCTTCATGCAGCACCTCGCCCTGTGGGACGGCACAGCGCCGGACGACGACCTGCCCGAGACCACCTGGCTGGAACACGTCACCGACGAGCAGTACGGCGCACCTCGCACCCGCAGCCACTGA
- a CDS encoding carboxymuconolactone decarboxylase family protein, with translation MVELTDDVLFGDVWKRPVLSPRDRSLVTVTALAALYRGEQLNFHLRLALDNGLSREELAEALTHLAFYAGWPNAMDALGRLKEITGPAAG, from the coding sequence ATGGTGGAACTGACGGACGACGTCCTTTTCGGCGACGTATGGAAGCGCCCCGTACTCTCTCCACGGGACCGCAGCCTGGTCACGGTGACCGCCCTCGCTGCCCTGTACCGGGGCGAGCAGTTGAACTTCCACCTGCGCCTGGCCCTGGACAACGGACTGAGTCGCGAGGAGCTCGCCGAAGCGCTCACGCACCTGGCCTTCTACGCCGGATGGCCCAACGCGATGGACGCGCTCGGCCGCCTCAAGGAGATCACCGGCCCGGCCGCAGGCTGA